One segment of Aquimarina sp. BL5 DNA contains the following:
- a CDS encoding GIN domain-containing protein, translating into MKKIINILLLLVSITTIAQIKGNQEIITKTFNTTNIENIKINFYAQVIIDQSKEESLTITTDANLFDYIDKEVVNGTLHLDQKEWIQPSENAKIVIGAPNIRKVESGTHDTTRIINLNNNYIQVLAPIGKIFMDGKTKELRIAAELATIDASSLVAENARVDIWSRGSAKVYVTNELDTKLSKDAKLKILNTPEKIKGDARKVIVHSKKKTKDDQVKYIKFEIKNNSLTRNQFFVIGPKPDGSKFSYGFPMMPQATRKENWTTGTKVYKVSMLGKRKLLITIKEEDEDKTVALF; encoded by the coding sequence ATGAAAAAAATCATAAACATATTACTACTATTAGTTAGTATAACCACCATAGCGCAAATAAAAGGAAATCAAGAAATTATAACCAAAACATTTAACACTACTAATATCGAAAACATAAAAATCAATTTTTATGCTCAAGTAATTATTGATCAATCCAAAGAAGAAAGTCTAACTATAACTACAGATGCTAACCTATTTGATTACATAGATAAGGAGGTAGTAAATGGGACTTTACATTTGGATCAAAAGGAATGGATACAACCGTCAGAAAATGCTAAAATCGTTATCGGTGCTCCTAATATTAGAAAAGTAGAAAGTGGGACACACGATACTACAAGAATTATTAACCTTAATAACAATTACATTCAGGTCCTAGCACCTATCGGTAAAATCTTCATGGATGGTAAAACAAAAGAACTCCGTATCGCAGCAGAACTTGCAACTATTGATGCATCTAGCTTGGTTGCAGAAAATGCAAGAGTCGATATCTGGAGCAGGGGTTCTGCAAAAGTCTATGTTACTAATGAATTGGATACCAAATTAAGTAAAGATGCTAAGCTAAAAATCCTAAATACTCCAGAAAAAATTAAAGGAGATGCAAGAAAAGTAATCGTTCATAGTAAAAAGAAAACCAAAGATGACCAAGTGAAGTATATAAAATTCGAAATCAAGAATAATTCCCTAACCAGAAATCAATTCTTTGTTATCGGTCCCAAACCGGATGGTTCGAAATTTAGTTATGGTTTTCCTATGATGCCTCAGGCAACTAGAAAAGAAAATTGGACCACTGGAACTAAAGTATATAAAGTGAGTATGTTGGGAAAAAGAAAATTATTAATTACAATAAAAGAAGAAGATGAAGATAAAACTGTAGCTTTATTTTAA
- a CDS encoding DoxX family protein, producing MKNVIKKIIHPITMFHWSVDALFAFPRIICGYFLAVNFGGSKFGVPWSPEGSPDLAFLEVVEWFPKDIAEYGGLFAMFPVFFAWMGAASEAIGGVFLLLGFKTRIASFFIMCTMLVAIIFQKWDNGLWAMLPAMGFLWIAIYNLILGSGRFGIDYVITKKWLPKTNHNIIKNLI from the coding sequence ATGAAAAATGTCATTAAAAAAATTATCCATCCGATTACTATGTTTCATTGGTCAGTAGACGCACTATTCGCTTTTCCTAGAATCATCTGTGGTTATTTTTTAGCAGTGAATTTTGGGGGAAGTAAATTCGGAGTTCCTTGGAGTCCAGAAGGATCTCCTGATTTAGCTTTTCTAGAAGTTGTAGAATGGTTCCCTAAAGATATTGCAGAATACGGAGGTCTTTTTGCAATGTTCCCAGTATTCTTTGCATGGATGGGTGCCGCTAGCGAAGCTATCGGAGGTGTATTCCTTCTACTAGGTTTTAAAACGAGAATTGCTTCTTTTTTTATTATGTGCACGATGCTAGTTGCTATAATTTTCCAAAAATGGGACAATGGATTATGGGCTATGCTACCAGCAATGGGATTCTTATGGATTGCTATATACAACCTTATTTTAGGATCGGGAAGATTTGGTATCGATTATGTAATCACAAAAAAGTGGCTCCCTAAAACTAATCACAACATTATTAAAAATCTAATTTAA
- a CDS encoding alpha-amylase family glycosyl hydrolase encodes MKHLLTTTFLVLFCILISCKSDTKTASSTIETAALETAKPVTTENMPFIWEGANVYFLLADRFKNGDTTNDEVLERKKETGVLRGFEGGDIKGIIQKIEEGYFTNLGINALWVNPLVEQIHESVDEGTGNTYAFHGYWAKDWTTIDPNFGTYEDLKKLVEIAHKNGIRILMDVVINHTGPVTDKDPVWSDDWVRAAPQCSYKDYETAVKCTLVENLPDIKTESDEEVKLPEALKVKWEKEGRLEAEMDELEIFFAKTGLKRSPKNYIIKWLTDYVKELGIDGYRVDTVKHVEEGVWSVLAEQAKVAFAEWKKNNPDKVLDNNEFYVLGELYGYGIDGKRFYDFGDRKVDYYANGFDNLINFQFKYDARQLNYEKLYSKYSTALQTGLIGKSVMNYITSHDDGDPFDKERKKTYESATKLLLTPGISQVYYGDETARSLIIDGAQGDATLRSNMNWDDLETEETKSLLLHWQKLGIFRKNHPAIGAGKHKMISETPYVFSRTYKKEGVNDGVVVGLNLRKGTKTLKVNAIFKDGTVLTDVYSGIDTTVKDGSATIKSDNDIVLLEAKK; translated from the coding sequence ATGAAACATTTATTAACAACTACTTTTTTGGTGCTTTTCTGTATCCTTATTTCCTGTAAGAGTGATACCAAAACAGCATCTTCGACAATCGAAACTGCAGCATTGGAGACTGCTAAACCGGTAACTACAGAAAATATGCCTTTTATTTGGGAAGGTGCAAATGTTTATTTTTTACTTGCCGATAGATTTAAAAACGGAGATACAACCAATGATGAAGTTTTAGAAAGAAAAAAGGAAACCGGAGTGTTACGGGGTTTTGAAGGAGGTGATATAAAAGGAATCATTCAAAAAATTGAAGAAGGATATTTTACAAATCTTGGAATTAATGCGCTTTGGGTAAACCCGCTTGTAGAGCAAATTCATGAAAGTGTTGATGAAGGGACTGGTAATACGTATGCATTCCACGGATATTGGGCAAAAGACTGGACAACCATAGATCCTAATTTTGGAACCTATGAGGATCTTAAGAAATTAGTAGAAATAGCTCATAAAAACGGTATTAGAATTTTAATGGATGTAGTTATCAATCATACAGGTCCTGTAACTGATAAAGACCCTGTTTGGTCTGATGATTGGGTACGTGCCGCTCCACAATGTTCTTATAAAGATTATGAAACCGCGGTGAAATGTACTTTAGTAGAAAATCTTCCGGATATCAAAACGGAAAGTGATGAAGAAGTAAAACTTCCTGAAGCATTAAAAGTAAAATGGGAAAAAGAAGGTCGACTGGAAGCCGAAATGGATGAATTAGAAATCTTTTTTGCAAAAACAGGTCTTAAACGATCACCTAAAAACTACATCATTAAATGGTTAACCGATTATGTTAAAGAGTTAGGTATTGATGGATATCGTGTAGATACTGTAAAACACGTAGAAGAAGGTGTATGGAGTGTACTGGCAGAACAAGCAAAAGTTGCTTTTGCAGAGTGGAAGAAAAACAATCCAGATAAAGTATTAGATAACAACGAGTTTTATGTTCTTGGAGAATTATATGGGTATGGAATAGATGGGAAGCGTTTTTACGATTTTGGAGATCGTAAAGTAGATTATTATGCTAATGGTTTTGATAACCTTATTAATTTCCAGTTCAAATATGATGCACGACAGTTAAACTATGAAAAATTATACAGTAAATATAGTACAGCACTACAAACTGGTTTGATTGGTAAAAGTGTTATGAATTACATTACTTCACATGATGATGGTGATCCATTCGATAAAGAAAGAAAGAAAACCTATGAATCTGCAACTAAACTTTTATTAACACCTGGTATTTCTCAGGTATATTATGGTGATGAAACAGCAAGATCATTGATCATTGATGGGGCCCAAGGAGATGCTACATTAAGATCAAATATGAACTGGGACGATCTAGAGACAGAAGAAACCAAGTCATTATTACTACATTGGCAAAAATTAGGGATATTCAGAAAAAATCATCCAGCCATTGGAGCTGGAAAGCATAAAATGATTAGTGAAACACCATACGTATTTTCAAGAACATATAAAAAAGAGGGTGTCAATGATGGTGTTGTTGTAGGATTAAACCTAAGAAAAGGAACTAAAACTTTAAAAGTAAATGCTATTTTTAAAGATGGCACTGTCTTAACAGACGTATATTCTGGAATTGACACTACCGTAAAAGACGGCAGTGCAACAATAAAATCTGATAATGACATTGTACTATTAGAAGCTAAAAAATAG
- a CDS encoding AraC family transcriptional regulator, translating into MSIPLPLEFPSFNLYSTPLLLLVLQAFVFAFLLLVRYFKKKYVPALILSILIFITGYHRTTYTIGFMDWYDTYRNTKINYWLIALSLAIGPLLYFYVKSITTSNFKFRKKDLIHFIPVSLYIVYKIFILIYDAAQPGFDETQNGYLKVFLDEKYVSPLIGIVENLQMLLYLAFTIQLYYIYRKKIQQFFSNTYSLELNWIRNFLFIYSFLFLYSIFQGVIGSVITDLHWTQKWWYHFFTAVAIIYFGIKGYFTDTNKLNNLNFSVTVKESIDTPQIELSEDVIKIKEKIEEFMENEKPFLNPDLNLTELSKMLKIPPPTLSDAINSGFKKNFNDFINSYRVKAVQAMLQEGKQQQLSLLGIAYECGFNSKATFNRVFKKLTNTSPSQYLASQNKA; encoded by the coding sequence ATGTCAATTCCTTTACCATTAGAGTTTCCTTCTTTTAATTTATACAGTACGCCATTATTACTTTTGGTATTGCAGGCCTTTGTGTTTGCATTCCTTCTATTAGTTCGATACTTTAAAAAGAAATATGTACCAGCATTAATATTGTCTATCCTCATTTTTATTACTGGATATCATAGAACTACCTATACGATTGGTTTTATGGATTGGTATGATACCTATAGGAATACAAAAATTAATTATTGGCTCATTGCACTATCATTAGCTATTGGACCGTTGCTCTATTTTTATGTAAAATCGATAACAACTTCCAATTTTAAGTTTAGAAAAAAGGATCTCATACATTTTATTCCCGTTAGTTTATACATTGTTTATAAGATCTTTATTCTTATTTATGATGCAGCTCAACCAGGATTTGATGAAACCCAAAACGGGTATCTAAAGGTTTTTCTAGATGAAAAATATGTAAGTCCACTAATAGGAATTGTAGAAAATCTACAGATGTTATTATATCTGGCATTTACCATACAACTATATTATATATACAGAAAAAAGATCCAGCAGTTTTTCTCCAACACCTATAGTCTAGAACTAAATTGGATTAGAAACTTTCTTTTTATTTATTCTTTCCTATTTTTATATAGCATTTTTCAGGGAGTCATTGGTTCAGTTATTACGGATTTACATTGGACCCAAAAATGGTGGTATCATTTCTTTACTGCTGTAGCCATTATCTATTTTGGAATAAAAGGATACTTTACAGACACTAATAAATTGAATAACTTGAATTTTTCAGTGACTGTAAAAGAGAGTATCGATACTCCACAAATTGAACTTAGTGAAGATGTTATTAAGATTAAAGAAAAAATTGAAGAGTTCATGGAGAATGAAAAACCATTTCTTAATCCAGATTTAAATCTTACAGAGCTTTCTAAAATGCTTAAAATCCCTCCACCAACCCTATCAGATGCAATAAATTCAGGGTTTAAGAAAAACTTCAATGATTTCATAAACTCATACCGAGTTAAAGCAGTTCAAGCGATGTTACAAGAAGGAAAACAGCAACAATTATCTTTATTAGGAATTGCATACGAATGTGGTTTTAATAGTAAGGCAACCTTTAATAGAGTATTCAAGAAACTTACAAACACCTCACCTTCTCAATACTTAGCTTCCCAAAATAAAGCCTAA
- the menA gene encoding 1,4-dihydroxy-2-naphthoate octaprenyltransferase — protein MTKLKAWISAARLRTLPLSISGIIVGSSMFNNIILNTNPSIEYKTGFGGKLLFFSETSIFWLAIATTLGLQILSNFANDYGDGVKGTDNEDRVGPQRALQSGAISRKEMFRGIVITATITLILAILLIYVSFGREYFVYSVFFFLLGLAAIIAAIKYTMGNSAYGYRGLGDVFVFIFFGLVSVVGCYFLFTKNLNWLVFLPAMAIGFLSAAVLNLNNMRDHDSDKKAKKNTIVVKMGLVKAKKYHYFLVIGAMISMLVFSFFTYEYYTNLLFLIAFIPLLIHLNKVVKTKNAVDLDPELKKVALSTFLLAVLFSLGQIF, from the coding sequence ATGACCAAATTGAAAGCTTGGATCTCGGCGGCACGGCTTCGCACTTTACCCTTATCTATATCGGGAATTATTGTGGGGTCGTCTATGTTTAATAATATTATTCTGAACACGAATCCATCTATTGAATATAAAACAGGTTTTGGAGGAAAGCTTTTGTTTTTTTCTGAAACCTCAATATTCTGGTTAGCTATTGCGACTACCCTGGGATTGCAGATTTTATCAAATTTTGCTAATGACTATGGTGACGGTGTAAAGGGTACTGATAATGAAGATAGAGTAGGACCTCAAAGAGCATTGCAGAGTGGAGCCATTTCTAGAAAAGAAATGTTCAGAGGTATCGTTATTACAGCTACTATTACATTGATTTTAGCAATTTTACTGATCTATGTATCCTTTGGTAGAGAATATTTTGTGTATTCTGTTTTCTTTTTCCTATTAGGATTAGCAGCTATCATTGCTGCTATAAAATACACAATGGGTAATTCAGCTTATGGATATAGAGGATTAGGGGATGTATTTGTTTTTATATTCTTTGGTTTGGTAAGTGTGGTAGGATGTTATTTTTTGTTTACCAAGAATTTAAACTGGTTAGTTTTTCTTCCAGCAATGGCAATAGGTTTTTTAAGTGCTGCAGTGCTAAACCTTAACAATATGCGTGATCATGACAGTGATAAAAAAGCTAAAAAAAATACAATTGTAGTAAAAATGGGATTAGTAAAAGCAAAAAAATACCATTACTTCCTAGTAATAGGCGCTATGATATCGATGTTGGTTTTCTCATTTTTTACATATGAATATTATACGAATCTGCTCTTTTTGATAGCATTTATTCCCTTATTAATTCACCTAAATAAAGTGGTAAAGACAAAAAATGCGGTTGATCTAGATCCAGAGCTGAAAAAAGTAGCATTGTCAACATTTTTATTGGCAGTATTATTTAGTTTAGGTCAGATTTTTTAA
- a CDS encoding metal-dependent hydrolase produces MKITFFGQNTLLLEIKDAKVLIDPFISGNPLAKDKVDINDIRVDYILLTHAHQDHTLDAEAIAKNNNATIVSNYEIAMHYQAKGIEVHPMNHGGNWEFDFGKVKYVNAIHTSSFPDGSYGGQPGGFVIEGEHKNIYIAGDTALTMDMKLIPLSTKLDLAILPIGDNFTMGIDDAIIASDFVECDKVLGVHYDTFGYIEIDHDEAKRKFFAKDKDLMLLDVGQSIEL; encoded by the coding sequence ATGAAAATTACATTTTTTGGGCAAAATACATTATTGTTAGAAATTAAGGATGCTAAAGTTTTAATTGATCCTTTTATTTCAGGTAATCCATTAGCCAAAGACAAAGTAGACATTAATGATATTAGAGTAGACTATATTTTATTGACTCATGCACATCAGGATCATACGCTAGATGCGGAAGCTATTGCTAAAAACAATAATGCAACCATCGTTTCTAATTATGAAATTGCAATGCATTATCAAGCAAAAGGAATAGAAGTACATCCGATGAATCATGGTGGTAATTGGGAATTTGATTTTGGTAAGGTAAAATATGTGAATGCAATCCATACGAGTAGTTTCCCTGATGGGAGTTACGGCGGTCAACCTGGAGGTTTTGTAATCGAAGGTGAACATAAAAATATTTACATAGCAGGTGATACTGCTCTAACTATGGATATGAAATTAATTCCTTTATCCACTAAATTGGATTTAGCGATACTTCCCATCGGTGATAATTTTACAATGGGAATTGATGATGCAATTATTGCTAGTGATTTTGTGGAGTGTGACAAAGTATTGGGAGTTCATTATGATACTTTTGGATATATAGAGATTGATCATGATGAAGCTAAAAGAAAGTTTTTCGCTAAAGACAAGGATCTTATGTTGTTAGATGTTGGTCAGAGCATAGAACTATAA
- a CDS encoding o-succinylbenzoate synthase: protein MNATYHKHILEFKRPSGTSRGVLKTKETWFIVITSEEKQGIGECGILRTLSIDDRPDYEEKLQWTCNNIHLGVDQLWQELKEFPSIQFGVEMAFKSLESQSPYIVFPSKFTDGEDAIPINGLIWMGEKEFMKDQIVEKLDQGFDCIKLKIGAIDFEAELELLSYIRSQFSKDVIELRVDANGAFSTDDALEKLLKLSKYDLHSIEQPIKQGQSEEMKALSKVTPLPIALDEELIGIFDVTEKKKLLLTIEPQYIILKPSLIGGFKGTQEWIDLAEDLGIGWWITSALESNIGLNAIAQYTFTLNSKMPQGLGTGGLYTNNIKAPLAVDKGTLRYQPHKKWVVSYLD, encoded by the coding sequence ATGAACGCTACTTATCATAAACATATTCTAGAATTCAAAAGACCCAGCGGTACTTCTCGAGGAGTACTAAAGACAAAAGAAACCTGGTTTATTGTTATTACTTCTGAAGAAAAACAGGGTATTGGAGAATGTGGAATTCTAAGAACTTTAAGTATTGATGACAGACCAGATTATGAGGAGAAATTGCAATGGACTTGTAATAATATTCATTTAGGAGTTGATCAACTTTGGCAGGAACTAAAAGAGTTTCCTAGTATTCAGTTTGGAGTAGAGATGGCTTTTAAATCATTGGAAAGTCAATCTCCTTATATCGTGTTTCCCTCAAAATTTACTGATGGAGAAGATGCCATTCCTATCAATGGACTGATATGGATGGGAGAGAAAGAATTTATGAAAGATCAGATCGTGGAGAAGCTTGATCAGGGATTTGATTGCATAAAACTAAAAATTGGAGCAATCGATTTTGAGGCAGAGTTAGAACTTCTTTCTTATATACGTTCTCAGTTTTCTAAAGATGTTATAGAACTAAGAGTAGATGCTAACGGTGCTTTTTCTACTGATGATGCTCTAGAGAAATTATTAAAGTTAAGCAAGTATGATCTTCATAGTATCGAACAACCCATTAAACAGGGCCAATCAGAGGAGATGAAAGCGTTATCTAAGGTTACTCCATTGCCAATTGCATTAGATGAAGAACTAATTGGTATTTTTGATGTAACGGAAAAGAAAAAACTACTACTAACAATAGAACCTCAATATATAATTTTAAAACCAAGTTTAATAGGTGGATTTAAAGGCACCCAAGAATGGATTGATTTGGCTGAAGACCTAGGAATAGGATGGTGGATCACAAGTGCATTAGAAAGTAATATTGGATTAAATGCGATTGCTCAATATACTTTTACCCTAAATAGTAAAATGCCACAAGGTTTAGGAACTGGAGGTTTATATACTAATAATATAAAAGCACCTTTGGCAGTAGATAAAGGAACATTAAGGTATCAACCTCATAAGAAATGGGTTGTATCATATTTAGATTAA